The following DNA comes from Streptomyces globosus.
CTCGCGGGCGGCTGCGATCTTCGCTGCGATCTCCGTGCGGGCGGGACCAGAGAGGTAGTCCAGCTCGGCCTTCAGCTGGTCGTACGCCGCCTGGGTCAGCCAGGTGACGCTGTCGCTCGTCTGGGTCACGGGTGCTCCTCGTCGGTACAGGGGACTGCTTGTCCGCCGGTGGCGGGCGAAACCACGAGCCTAACAATTCGGGAAGAAAAGGGGGAGGACACCGTGTGTATGAAGTGTGTCATCGGGCCCGTGAGCAGGAAAGTGTCCGGACGGACGTCCGAACCGGGCCGCCTCCGGCAGCGGCCGGGCCACGGGGGCCGGCCCGCGGAGACGGCAGGGAAAGCGGCGACGGAAGGGGAAGCGGAGGCGTCAGGGGAGGCGGTGGCGGAGGCGGGGGCTCAGCCTGCGGAGCCGGCCGCCTGGCAGCCCACGAGCTCGACCGCCGTGGCGCGCGCCGTCGTCTTCAGCGACACCACCTCGTCCACCCGCGACGCCCGCTGCGGGAAGGCGAAGTCGGCCCGGCCCACCTCGCCGTGGCCGCGGTCCTGGGAGATCAGGGTGCACACCCCGGCGACCGAGGCGTCCTTGCGGACCTCCAGGTGCACCTGCACCTCGGAGTCCGACACCACCTGGAACTTGATCACCTCGGCGCTGACCGTCTGACCGGCGACGTAGTCCCAGCCGATCCAGCCGACCACGGCGAGCAGGCCGACCCCCAGCACCGAGCCGACGATCTTCAGCTTGCGGTCCGCACGCTCGTCCGCCGACCGGCCGTAGCGGCCCTCGGGCAGTCCCTCGCGCACCGTGCTCATGATCGTTCCTTCCGGGAGGCCGGGCGGGCGTTGGAATTTCCGGTCTCACCCCGGAATTTTTCCACCCCCCGGTTCGGTCACTATAGAAGCCGTCCGCCTGACGAATCACAGAGGATCCTGTCTTGACCGAGCAGCTGCGACTGATGGCCGTCCACGCGCACCCCGACGACGAGTCGAGCAAGGGCGCGGCCACGATGGCCAAGTACGTGTCCGAGGGGGTGCCCGTGCTGGTCGTGACCTGCACCGGCGGCGAGCGCGGCTCGATCCTGAACCCCAAGCTCCAGGGTGACAAGTACATCGAGGAGAACATCCACGAGGTCCGCGCCAAGGAGATGGAGGAGGCCCGCCAGATCCTCGGCGTCGAGCAGGAGTGGCTCGGCTACGTCGACTCCGGCCTCCCGGAGGGCGACCCGCTGCCCCCGCTGCCCGAGGGCTGCTTCGCCCTGGAGGACGTCGACGAGGCGGCCGGCCGCCTGGTGAAGAAGATCCGCGCCTTCCGGCCGCAGGTCATCACCACGTACGACGAGAACGGCGGCTACCCGCACCCCGACCACATCATGACCCACAAGATCACGATGGTGGCGTTCGACGGCGCGGCCGACACCGGGAAGTACCCGGAGGACGAGTTCGGCCCGGCCTTCCAGCCCCAGAAGCTCTACTACAACCAGGGCTTCAACAAGCCGCGCACCATCGCCCTGCACGAGGCGCTGCTCGCCCGCGGCATGGAGTCCCCGTACGGCGAGTGGCTGGAGCGCTGGAAGGAGTTCGAGCGCACCGAGCGGACGCTCACCACGCACGTGCCGTGCGCCGACTACTTCGAGATCCGCGACAAGGCGCTCATCGCGCACGCCACGCAGATCGACCCCGACGGCGGCTGGTTCCGCGTCCCCATGGAGATCCAGAAGGAGGTCTGGCCCACCGAGGAGTACGAGCTCGCGAAGTCCCTCGTCGACACCTCCCTCCCCGAGTCCGACCTCTTCGCGGGCATCCGGGAGAATGTCCCGTCATGAGCGCTACCCACGCAGCACTGACGCAGCTCCTCCCGCTCGCGGGCGACACCTTCGACAAGAACAAGGTGACCCCCGGCGTCCTGGGCTTCATCGTGTTCGCGGCCCTCGCCCTCGCGGTGTGGGGGCTGATGAAGTCGATGAACCGGCACATGGGCAAGGTCGACTTCCAGGAGGCCGCCGAGCCGGCACCGGCCGGTGCCTCCGGCGCATCCGGGGCGGGCGACAAGGCGGCATAGCGCCCTCCCGCCTGCGGCGTTCCGCCGCGGGCGCGCCCCCGCCGCCTCCCCGGCCCACCGGAGGGGCGGCGTCCGCGCACGCCCGCGCCCGCGCCGCCGGGCGGCGGCGTGCGGCCGGGGGCGGACTCCCGGCGCGCGCCGCGCACGGAACCGGCGTACGGCGTCCGCGCCACGGACGCGGCGGCGTGCCGCGGGTTGCGCGGGGACGCCTGCCCCGGACGGGCCCGCCGGCCCGCGCAGCCGCCACCCCCGCCTGCCGCCACCGCGGCCGCCCCGCTGCCTCCCGCCCCGTGGCACGGCGGCGCAGCCGGCCTTCCCACCGGAGCGGCGGCCCCGGGGCGCGCGCCCGGTGTACGGGCCCGCGGATGCGCCCGGCGCAAGGCCCGGCGTACCGTGCCCGCGCCTGCCGCCCGCCCTCGGCGCCCGCGCCGCCTGCGGGCGGAGTGCCGGCCTGCACGTCCCGCGTCTGTCCCGGCTGCGGCACCAGGCCGTGCGGCTCCCGCGTGCGGGGTCGGCGTACGAAAGCCATGCCGCGGCGGCCCGCCTGAGCAGCCGGGGTGCGCGCCTCCGCAGGCGGTGCGGCGGCTGCCGCGTCAGGGCGCGGGGGGCATCGGGACGCCCATGACCTCCTGTGCGTGCAGGTCCGGGACCATCGACAGGCGCCACCCCTGCCACCCCTCCGCCGGGTCCACACCCCGCGCCAGGACCACCGCGTACGCCTCCAGGCAGTCCGCCAGCCGCCCGTCCCGCACCGGGTGCGGGGCCCCCGACAGCCGCGCGAGCTCCGCCCGCGCCTCCTCCGCGCCGCCGCCGGGCGCCGCGTACGGCAGCAGCGTGCAGCGCATGAACCGGGCCCAGTCCTCCCCGCGCCGGTCCCCGTACGAGATGAACAGCCGGGCCGCCTCCTCGCACAGGTCCAGCGCCTGCGGCGTCCGGTCGTTGCCTGCGTCGACGACCGCCAGCTCCAGGCAGGTCCACGCCTCGCCGTGGGCCAGCCCGATGCGCCGGAAGTCCGCCCGCGCGTCCACCAGCAGCTGCCGGGCGAAGCCGGAATTGCGGAGGCTGCCGGTCCGGGCCGCCCGCACGTCGCGCGTCACGCGCCCCGAGTGGTGCCGGGCGTGCGCCAGCCCGTACACGTCCCGCATCCGCGAGAACATCGTCCGGGCGCGTTCCAGCTCCCGCACGGCCTCGTCCGGCTCCCCGGCCTCCTCCAGTGCCTGCCCCAGGTAGTACAGCGTCCACGCCTCGCCGCGGGCGTCCTCCGCCTCCCGGTGCCGGGCCAGCGCCTCCCGGAGCCGCTCCACCGCCGGGCCCGGGTCGCCGTCCACCACCCGGGCCCGCCCCAGCTGCGTCATCGCCCAGGCCCGGCCGCGGTCGTCGCGGGTGCGCCCGTACAGGTCCAGCGCCCGGTGCAGCTCCTCCTCCGCCTGCGGGACCTCCCCGAGCCGCAGGTACACCTGCCCGAGCTGGAACTGCGCCCACGCCTCGCCGTGCACGCTCCCGTGCTCCCGGTGCAGCGCCAGGGAGCGCCGCAGCAGCCCGAGCGCCTCCGCCAGGCGGGCCGAGTCCCGCTCGACCGCCGCCAGCGCGTGCAGCGCCCACGCCCGGTCGCCCGCCAGCTCCGCCGGCTCCTGCAGCTCCAGCGCCTCCCGGATGCGGGCCGCGGCGTCCCGAAGCCGGCCCTGGTGGTGCAGCGTGATCCCGAGCGAGACCAGCGCCATGGCCGCCCCCGCGTCCTGCCGCGCCTCCCGGTACTGGTCCACCACCGACGACAGCGTCGTGCGGGCCCGGTCCAGCTCGCCGAGCTGGCGCGCCGCGATGCCCGTACGCCACTGCACCGACCGCACCAGACGGCCCTGGCCGGGCCGGCCCCGGCGGGCCGCCTCCACCGCCCGCGTCAGTTCGTCGATCTCCCCGAGCCGGTACAGGTCGCCGCGCAGCAGGCAGAAGTCGCACAGCGCGCCCAGCAGGTCGAGTACCGCCTGGAGGTCGTCGACGTCCCCGGCGTGGCGCAGGGCCGCCGTGATGAAGCTCGACTCCTCGTCCAGCCAGCGCAGCGCCGCCTCCAGCGAGGCGAAGCCGTGCCCGCCGAAGTGGCCGGAGCGTGTCGACGTCTGGCCGTCGACCATCCGGATCACCGCGTCCGCCAGCTGCGCGTAGTCGCGGATGAGGCGGCCGTGCGCCGCCGAGGCGCCCGCCCGGTCCCCGTCCGCCGCCAGGCGCGCCGCCGCGTAGGCGCGCACCGCGTCGTGCATGCGGAACCGCTCGCCCCGTACGTGGTCCAGGAGGCCGGCGCGGGCAAGCTCGTGCAGCAGCCGGGCGGCCTCGACCGGGCCGGTGCCGATCAGGGCGGCCGCCGCGGACGGGCCGAGGGAGGCCCGCCCGGCGAGCGTGAGCCGCCGCAACAGCCGCTGCCGGTCCTCGGGCAGCCGCCCGTACGCCCGGGCCAGCGCCCGCTCCAGCACCTGACCGGAGGGGCCCGCGCCTACGAGTACCGGGCCGGCGCCCCCGGGGGCGGTCCCGCCGGTGTCGGCGCCGGCGGGACCGTCGGCCGCCGCGGGTACGGCCCGGGCCTGGACCTCGGCCGCTCCGGCGGCGTCCTGGCCGCTGCCCGCGGCCGGTCTGCCGGCCGCTTCGCTCCCGGCGGCGGTCGCCGCGTCTGCGGCCTCGTCCCCGTGCGCCGCAGGAACGGCCGGGTGCCGGTCGGCGGTCGCCCCGGCAACGCCTC
Coding sequences within:
- a CDS encoding DUF4307 domain-containing protein, with translation MSTVREGLPEGRYGRSADERADRKLKIVGSVLGVGLLAVVGWIGWDYVAGQTVSAEVIKFQVVSDSEVQVHLEVRKDASVAGVCTLISQDRGHGEVGRADFAFPQRASRVDEVVSLKTTARATAVELVGCQAAGSAG
- the mca gene encoding mycothiol conjugate amidase Mca, whose amino-acid sequence is MTEQLRLMAVHAHPDDESSKGAATMAKYVSEGVPVLVVTCTGGERGSILNPKLQGDKYIEENIHEVRAKEMEEARQILGVEQEWLGYVDSGLPEGDPLPPLPEGCFALEDVDEAAGRLVKKIRAFRPQVITTYDENGGYPHPDHIMTHKITMVAFDGAADTGKYPEDEFGPAFQPQKLYYNQGFNKPRTIALHEALLARGMESPYGEWLERWKEFERTERTLTTHVPCADYFEIRDKALIAHATQIDPDGGWFRVPMEIQKEVWPTEEYELAKSLVDTSLPESDLFAGIRENVPS
- a CDS encoding tetratricopeptide repeat protein; protein product: MRDSHRGEAERLLERAVDEEARRAAGAGAPFDRAALLTRGLESLDSLAASAAEEYEAYVRALDASDAGAESLGEAFRRQNTSTALLVTAVAAAAAAGADLSLGFPVGAALTAGAVTGVAGAAAAVAKVTAGHLPAANRRAGERGRPGGPEQLRLKWLTALEVRGIRPFLEQQRAVAAAARAPRLPRPAAAVPPLRGGDRSAQARRRSVLEQSFGQLPEPAAGFTGRRAELARIAQWVQAARASTETRPVVVVLHGGPGVGRTALALRAADALRDQFRGACVVDLRGGSPGGRTPLPVREALLHLLNRLGAPREQLLFREGSSAEQQVRRLGELYHQQLQGLPVTVVLDDAVDAEQVRPLVPERSESLVLVTAREPLELPGLAAWVHQLPVQPLPAAEAADLVRAAAAAAAAGAGAAAGAGAGAGAGSGDRPDDAAVAELVALGAGLPLALRALAPTAAPRKAPAAAGRVPGARGEGSAGAPAAGGQTVSAAPERTRGGVAGATADRHPAVPAAHGDEAADAATAAGSEAAGRPAAGSGQDAAGAAEVQARAVPAAADGPAGADTGGTAPGGAGPVLVGAGPSGQVLERALARAYGRLPEDRQRLLRRLTLAGRASLGPSAAAALIGTGPVEAARLLHELARAGLLDHVRGERFRMHDAVRAYAAARLAADGDRAGASAAHGRLIRDYAQLADAVIRMVDGQTSTRSGHFGGHGFASLEAALRWLDEESSFITAALRHAGDVDDLQAVLDLLGALCDFCLLRGDLYRLGEIDELTRAVEAARRGRPGQGRLVRSVQWRTGIAARQLGELDRARTTLSSVVDQYREARQDAGAAMALVSLGITLHHQGRLRDAAARIREALELQEPAELAGDRAWALHALAAVERDSARLAEALGLLRRSLALHREHGSVHGEAWAQFQLGQVYLRLGEVPQAEEELHRALDLYGRTRDDRGRAWAMTQLGRARVVDGDPGPAVERLREALARHREAEDARGEAWTLYYLGQALEEAGEPDEAVRELERARTMFSRMRDVYGLAHARHHSGRVTRDVRAARTGSLRNSGFARQLLVDARADFRRIGLAHGEAWTCLELAVVDAGNDRTPQALDLCEEAARLFISYGDRRGEDWARFMRCTLLPYAAPGGGAEEARAELARLSGAPHPVRDGRLADCLEAYAVVLARGVDPAEGWQGWRLSMVPDLHAQEVMGVPMPPAP